The Roseateles sp. XES5 genome window below encodes:
- a CDS encoding HpcH/HpaI aldolase/citrate lyase family protein: MSDASFTARVRRGDVLVGTFLKTPAFHSVEILSRAGLDFAVADGEHAPVTVADIDRMVACSGGWPVLVRVARNDASAIASVLDLGARGVVVPHVRGPEDALAVLEAADFHRGRRGFSPSVRAGGYGTDVPAAYRERADGERVIAVQIEDAEAVERIDAIAAMEGVDVLFIGPADLALSLGCKPDDPRLAHAIEAVAEAGRRHGRTVGIYVGAPEAIAAYRRLGITFFICGSDQSFLLAEARRVKRLADAASHE; this comes from the coding sequence ATGAGCGACGCGTCCTTCACGGCGCGCGTGCGGCGGGGCGATGTGCTGGTCGGCACGTTCCTCAAGACGCCGGCCTTCCATTCCGTCGAAATCCTCTCCCGCGCCGGACTGGATTTCGCCGTCGCGGACGGCGAGCATGCGCCCGTCACCGTGGCCGATATCGACCGCATGGTCGCCTGCTCGGGCGGCTGGCCGGTGCTGGTGCGCGTGGCGCGCAACGATGCCTCGGCCATCGCGTCCGTGCTGGATCTCGGCGCGCGCGGCGTGGTCGTGCCGCATGTGCGCGGACCGGAAGATGCGCTTGCCGTGCTGGAGGCTGCCGATTTCCACCGCGGCCGCCGGGGCTTCTCGCCCTCGGTGCGCGCGGGCGGCTATGGCACCGACGTGCCCGCGGCCTACCGCGAGCGTGCAGATGGTGAGCGGGTGATCGCGGTGCAGATCGAGGATGCGGAGGCGGTCGAACGCATCGACGCCATCGCCGCGATGGAGGGCGTCGACGTGCTCTTCATCGGCCCGGCCGACCTTGCCCTGTCGCTCGGCTGCAAGCCGGACGATCCGCGTCTTGCCCATGCCATCGAGGCCGTTGCCGAGGCCGGGCGCCGGCACGGCCGAACGGTCGGCATCTATGTCGGCGCGCCAGAGGCCATCGCGGCCTATCGGCGGCTCGGCATCACTTTCTTCATCTGCGGCTCGGACCAGAGCTTTCTCCTCGCCGAGGCCCGGCGGGTGAAGCGTCTGGCGGATGCCGCCTCACACGAATGA
- a CDS encoding cupin domain-containing protein yields MNIHTVDWEAMDWTPVRPGIERKAFSGDGATLALHRLWPGHETRPHSHPNEQIVYILSGLVDFHIGDDVVRLGPGGLAKIPGGVTHYVEVVGDEPAFNLDVFTPARPEYA; encoded by the coding sequence ATGAACATCCATACGGTCGATTGGGAAGCCATGGACTGGACGCCGGTGCGTCCGGGCATCGAGCGCAAGGCCTTTTCCGGCGACGGCGCGACGCTGGCGCTGCACCGGCTCTGGCCGGGCCACGAGACACGGCCGCATTCCCACCCCAACGAGCAGATCGTCTACATCCTTTCCGGCCTCGTCGATTTCCACATCGGCGACGACGTGGTGCGGCTGGGGCCGGGCGGTCTCGCCAAGATTCCGGGCGGCGTCACGCATTATGTCGAGGTGGTCGGCGACGAGCCGGCCTTCAACCTCGATGTCTTCACCCCCGCCCGTCCCGAATATGCCTGA